AAAGAAGGACACCTTCTCTTAGAGGCTTTGACGATAGCTATGTATCCCCTCATTCTCGGCACACGGAGATTTCTAAGGAAGAGGTCTTAAATAAAACCAATCTCGAGATTTTATCAGAGGGTCCTCAGGTTGGAGTTTCGATTTTGGCTAGTCGTGATTTACGAGAAATTTATAGTTTTGGGCATTTGGAATATGATCGTGATACCTTGGCAAATGAATATTTCCGAGATCGTGATGCAGGTTTAGATCCACATATTCCAGAAAATTACTTTAAGGATGATGATGTCAACCAGACACCTTGTCTTTGTTGGTCTTCATCAGCAGCCCTCTTTTTCAGTAACTGGGTGAACTATGCCGTCTATCAGGAAACACCTTTTGACTGGAGAAAAATAGAAGATGATGCATCTGCATTTGGGTATTTATAAGAGGAATTATGACATATTTAGACGCTTTTAAATCAGGGAACTTGGTTTTACCGAGTGCCCTGCTCTTGCATTTTAAGGAACTATTTCCTTCCAGCGACGATTTTCTGGTCTGGCAATTTTTCTATTTGCAAAATACGACAGGTTTGGAAGAAATGTCCCCAAGCCAGATTGCTGAAAGGATTGGCAAGGAAATTTCGGATGTCAATCAGGCTATTTCCAATCTGACGGAGAGGGGACTACTTCAGTATCGAACGATCGAATTGAATGGCGAAATTGAATTGCTTTTTGATGCTAGTTTGGCTTTGGAACGTTTGGATAATTTGCTTGGAGCCGCTCATTCGAGTTCAGACCAGTTGACATCTCAAAATCAGCTCAAAGATTTGGTGGAAACCTTCCAGCAGGAATTAGGACGCTTGTTGACACCTTTTGAGATTGAAGATTTGACCAAGACACTAAAGGAAGATGGAACCAGTGCTGACTTGATTAAGGAAGCTCTTCGTGAAGCTGTTTTGAATGGAAAAGCAAACTGGAAGTACATTCAGGCGATTTTGAGAAACTGGCGCCATGAAGGTATCAAAAGTGTGGCTCAAATCGAGGCTAAGCGGGCAGAAAGAGAAGCAAGCAATCCTCAGTTGACACAGGTATCTGCAGATTTCAGAAATGCCATGGATCTTTGGAAGGATTAATCCATACAAGCAGGCTTGAAATCCGAGTAAGATTTGCAAGCTGTGTATAATTGTGATAAAATAAATAGAAAATAAATTGAAAAAAGAGGTATGTGAAATGTCACGTAAACCATTTATCGCTGGTAACTGGAAAATGAACAAAAATCCAGAAGAAGCTAAAGTATTCGTTGAAGCAGTTGCATCAAAACTTCCTTCATCAGATCTTGTTGAAGCAGGTATCGCAGCTCCAGCTCTTGATTTGACAGCTGTTCTTGCTGCTGCTAAAGGTTCAAACCTCAAAGTTGCTGCTCAAAACTGCTACTTTGAAAATGCAGGTGCTTTCACTGGTGAAACTAGCCCACAAGTTTTGAAAGAAATCGGTACTGACTATGTTGTTATCGGTCACTCAGAACGCCGTGACTACTTCCATGAAACTGACGAAGATATCAACAAAAAAGCAAAAGCAATCTTTGCAAACGGTATGCTTCCAATCATCTGTTGTGGTGAGTCACTTGAAACTTACGAAGCTGGTAAAGCTGCTGAATTCGTAGGTGCTCAAGTATCTGCTGCATTGGCTGGATTGACTGCTGAACAAGTTGCTGCATCAGTTATCGCTTACGAGCCAATCTGGGCTATCGGTACTGGTAAATCAGCTTCACAAGACGATGCACAAAAAATGTGTAAAGTTGTTCGTGACGTTGTAGCTGCTGACTTTGGTCAAGAAGTTGCAGACAAAGTTCGTGTTCAATACGGTGGTTCTGTTAAACCTGAAAACGTTGCTTCATACATGGCTTGCCCAGATGTTGACGGTGCCCTTGTAGGTGGTGCGTCACTTGAAGCAGAAAGCTTCTTGGCTTTGCTTGACTTTGTAAAATAATCAGTAGCAAAAGCTAGGTGGAACAGCATTCAAGATGTCTGTTCCATTTTTTATAGGAGAAGAAAGATTGAAAATCAAGATTGGAAAAATTGGATTAGCAAGTCTCTGTTTACTGGGCTTGGCAGTTAGTCATGTCGCTGCAAATGAAACTGAAGTGAAATCATCTTCGGAAGGAAGCAGAGTTCAAGATTCTTCTAGCAAGGTAGAAGAAAAGAAATCAGAAACGACTACAAGTCAAAAAGAAGAAGAGAAGATGGAAGAAGTAAAAGAGACGCGAGCTAGTAGTAGTCAGAAAGAAGAAAGTAAGCCAAATTTAACATCAGCACACTGGGAAGGAGATTTCTATGTAAAAGCTGATGGTTCCAAAGCGAAGAGTGAGTGGATTTTCGATACTAGCTACAGTAGTTGGTTCTATATAAAATCAGATGGTCGTTATGCCCAAAAAGAATGGCATGGAAACTATTACCTCAAAATGGGTGGTTACATGGCTAAAAATGAATGGGTTTACGATAACAATTATAATAGCTGGTTCTACCTCAAGATAGACGGTTCTTATGCAAATCAAGAATGGCAGAAAATTAATGGTAAATGGTATTATTTCAAGAAATGGGGCTCTATGGCTAAAAGTCAGTGGCAAGGAAATTATTTCTTGAATGGTCAAGGTGCCATGATGCAAAACGAATGGCTTTACGATAAGCATTATAAGACTTGGTTCTATCTTAAGGCAGATGGTTCTTACGCTAATGAACAGTGGCAAAAGATTGATGGCAAGTGGTACTATTTCAAGAAGTGGGGCTACATGGCTCAAGATGAGTGGCAAGGTAATTACTATCTTACTGAAAGTGGTGCTATGGCGACTGGTGAGTTAGTGATGGACGATACTCGCTATACTTTTGCTGATTCAGGGGAACTGAAAGAAAAGAAAGCCTTGAATGTTGGTTGGGTTTATCGAAACGGCCACCGTTATTTCTTTAACCATCGTGAAGAACAGGTTGGAACAGATCGTGCTAAGAAGGTTATTGATGTCAGTGAACATAATGGTCGCATTAGTGATTGGAAAAAGGTTATCCAGGAAAATGGAGTTGATGGCGTCATTGTTCGCTTGGGATATAGTGGTGTAGAAGATAAGGAATTGGCTTATAATATTCAAGAATTGAATCGACTAGGCATTCCTTATGGTGTTTATCTTTATACCTATGCCGAAAATGAAACAGATGCTGAGAATGATGCCAAACAGACTATTGAACTCTTGAAGAAATACAAGATGAACTTGTCTTATCCAATCTACTATGATGTTGAGAACTGGGAATATGTCAATAAAACAAAGAGAGCTTCAAATGATACTGGAATCTGGGTCAAGATTATCAATAAGTATATGACAACAATGAAGCAGGCTGGTTATCAAAATGTGAAAGTTTATAGCTATCGTCAACTCTTGCAAACTCGTTTGAATCATCCAGATATTTTACAACATGTCAACTGGGTTGCAGCCTATACGGATGTGCTTGATTGGAATAATCCTCATTATTCAGGAGAAAAAGGATGGCAATATACTTCATCTGACTCTCTTAAAGGGATTAGGGGTCATGTTGATGTTAGCGTCTGGTATTAAGATATAAAGTTGAGAAAGGAGTGTGCAAGAAATTTGCATCCTCTTTTTCTTTATTTTACTGAAGCAAAGGGGTATGAAATTTATACTCTACGAAAATCTCTTCAAACCACGTCGGTTTTATTTGCAACCTCAAAGCTGTACTTTGAGCAACCTGCGGCTAGATTTCTAGTTTGATCTTCATTAAGTATTAATCAAAAAATCTCTAAATAATTCTTAAATTATCAGTCTATTGCAACTTTTCTCATGTGAGTCTTTTGGCTTGCTATTGGTTTTTCTTAGTAGTATACTAAGGTAGTAATCATTAAGAAGTGGTTACAAAAAATAATGAATGAGGTAAAGAAAATGGTAGAATTTAAAAAAGAAGCAGTAAAAGACGTAACAACATTGACAAAATCAGCGCCAGTAGCATTGGCGAAAACAAAGGAAGTATTGAATCAAGCTGTTGCTGATTTGTACGTAGCCCACGTTGCTTTGCACCAAGTACACTGGTACATGCGTGGTCGTGGTTTCCTTGTATGGCATCCAAAAATGGATGAGTACATGGATGCTCTTGATGGTCAATTGGATGAAATCAGTGAGCGTTTGATCACACTTGGTGGTAGCCCATTCTCTACATTGACAGAATTCCTTCAAAACAGTGAAATCGAAGAAGAAGCTGGTGAATACCGTAATGTTGAAGAAAGCTTGGAACGTGTCCTTGCTATCTACCGTTACTTGTCAGAACTCTTCCAAAAAGGTTTGGATGTTACTGATGAAGAAGGTGACGATGTGACAAACGGTATCTTTACAGATGCTAAAACTGAAACTGATAAAACAATCTGGATGCTTGCCGCAGAACTTGGACAAGCACCTGGTTTGTAAGAAATAGAATAATCATATAAAAATCTGTAGGATGCCTCTTACAGATTTTTTTCTATTCTGTAAGCTATTCCAAACCAGTCTTTTTTTGAGTTTTTTGATAAAATAGTACTATCAGTGAAAAGGATGGAAGCATGACTAAGAAAATCGTAGCTATTTGGGCCCAGGATGAAGAGGGTGTGATTGGTAAGGGAAATCGCCTGCCTTGGCATTTGCCAGCAGAACTGCAACACTTCAAAGAAACAACTCTGAATCATGCTATCTTGATGGGGCGTGTGACCTTTGATGGGATGGGGCGTCGCTTGCTTCCACAACGGGAAACTCTGATTTTGACGCGTAATTCTGAAGAAAAGATAGACGGGGTTACTACTTTTCAGGATGTCCAGTCTGTCTTGGACTGGTATCAGGCTCAAGAAAAGAATCTTTATATTATCGGTGGGAAGCAAATTTTTCAGGCTTTTGAACCCTACCTTGACGAAGTAATTGTGACTCAAATTCATGCTCGGGTGGAGGGAGATACCTATTTCCCTGAGGAGTTTGATTTGTCTCTTTTTGAGACAGTTTCAAGCAAATCCTATACCAAAGATGAGAAAAATCCTTATGATTTTACCATCCAATACCGCAAGAGAAAGGAAGTCTAATGGAACGTAGTATATTTGGTTTTTTCACAGCCATGCTGTGTTTGGTCTGCTTGCTTGCAGGAGCACAGGCTTTTCGTAAAAAGCGTTATGGACTTTCTGTCCTGCTCTGGTTAAATGCCTTTACCAATTTGGTCAATAGTATCCATGCTTTTTACATGACCTTATTTTAGATAGAATGACAGTATAGAATAGAACGGAAGGAAATCATGCCTACAAATAGGAATAATGATATGATGGTTTATTGCTCATTTTGTGGCAAAAGCCAAGAAGAAGTACAAAAAATAATCGCAGGCAACAACGCCTTTATCTGTAATGAATGTGTGGAGTTGGCTCAGGAAATCATTCGAGAGGAGTTGGCGGAAGAAGTCTTGGCAGACTTGTCTGAAGTTCCAAAACCAATCGAACTCCTCCATATCTTGAACCACTATGTAATCGGTCAAGATCGTGCCAAACGTGCTTTAGCAGTAGCAGTATACAACCACTACAAACGCATCAATTTCCACGATACGCGTGAAGAGTCGGAAGATGT
The DNA window shown above is from Streptococcus mitis and carries:
- a CDS encoding homoserine O-acetyltransferase/O-succinyltransferase family protein, with translation RRTPSLRGFDDSYVSPHSRHTEISKEEVLNKTNLEILSEGPQVGVSILASRDLREIYSFGHLEYDRDTLANEYFRDRDAGLDPHIPENYFKDDDVNQTPCLCWSSSAALFFSNWVNYAVYQETPFDWRKIEDDASAFGYL
- a CDS encoding DnaD domain-containing protein, which gives rise to MTYLDAFKSGNLVLPSALLLHFKELFPSSDDFLVWQFFYLQNTTGLEEMSPSQIAERIGKEISDVNQAISNLTERGLLQYRTIELNGEIELLFDASLALERLDNLLGAAHSSSDQLTSQNQLKDLVETFQQELGRLLTPFEIEDLTKTLKEDGTSADLIKEALREAVLNGKANWKYIQAILRNWRHEGIKSVAQIEAKRAEREASNPQLTQVSADFRNAMDLWKD
- the tpiA gene encoding triose-phosphate isomerase, whose translation is MSRKPFIAGNWKMNKNPEEAKVFVEAVASKLPSSDLVEAGIAAPALDLTAVLAAAKGSNLKVAAQNCYFENAGAFTGETSPQVLKEIGTDYVVIGHSERRDYFHETDEDINKKAKAIFANGMLPIICCGESLETYEAGKAAEFVGAQVSAALAGLTAEQVAASVIAYEPIWAIGTGKSASQDDAQKMCKVVRDVVAADFGQEVADKVRVQYGGSVKPENVASYMACPDVDGALVGGASLEAESFLALLDFVK
- the lytC gene encoding choline binding-anchored murein hydrolase LytC codes for the protein MSVPFFIGEERLKIKIGKIGLASLCLLGLAVSHVAANETEVKSSSEGSRVQDSSSKVEEKKSETTTSQKEEEKMEEVKETRASSSQKEESKPNLTSAHWEGDFYVKADGSKAKSEWIFDTSYSSWFYIKSDGRYAQKEWHGNYYLKMGGYMAKNEWVYDNNYNSWFYLKIDGSYANQEWQKINGKWYYFKKWGSMAKSQWQGNYFLNGQGAMMQNEWLYDKHYKTWFYLKADGSYANEQWQKIDGKWYYFKKWGYMAQDEWQGNYYLTESGAMATGELVMDDTRYTFADSGELKEKKALNVGWVYRNGHRYFFNHREEQVGTDRAKKVIDVSEHNGRISDWKKVIQENGVDGVIVRLGYSGVEDKELAYNIQELNRLGIPYGVYLYTYAENETDAENDAKQTIELLKKYKMNLSYPIYYDVENWEYVNKTKRASNDTGIWVKIINKYMTTMKQAGYQNVKVYSYRQLLQTRLNHPDILQHVNWVAAYTDVLDWNNPHYSGEKGWQYTSSDSLKGIRGHVDVSVWY
- a CDS encoding Dps family protein; translation: MVEFKKEAVKDVTTLTKSAPVALAKTKEVLNQAVADLYVAHVALHQVHWYMRGRGFLVWHPKMDEYMDALDGQLDEISERLITLGGSPFSTLTEFLQNSEIEEEAGEYRNVEESLERVLAIYRYLSELFQKGLDVTDEEGDDVTNGIFTDAKTETDKTIWMLAAELGQAPGL
- a CDS encoding dihydrofolate reductase, whose amino-acid sequence is MTKKIVAIWAQDEEGVIGKGNRLPWHLPAELQHFKETTLNHAILMGRVTFDGMGRRLLPQRETLILTRNSEEKIDGVTTFQDVQSVLDWYQAQEKNLYIIGGKQIFQAFEPYLDEVIVTQIHARVEGDTYFPEEFDLSLFETVSSKSYTKDEKNPYDFTIQYRKRKEV